In one Plasmodium falciparum 3D7 genome assembly, chromosome: 14 genomic region, the following are encoded:
- a CDS encoding FACT complex subunit SSRP1, putative has translation MGDNNTSSGSSPVLSVGNIRGFGGSDFGSFRMSNEFLGWKNKKTNNVYQYKCSDIDEGCWIKTSYNNNRLHLKLGESKENIIIYFDGFPDRNVNEITQHFQKYFNIRLNNRKIATKGWNWGEFKLENSNLCFDIDNKYAFNLPTNNINQLNVQIKTDIAMEFKNDENNNKGNEDFLAEIRFYYPHENDENQNFQNLKNDLLEKVNIGDTKSESIASLSNIPLLVPRGRYDIEMYSSTFKLHGKSYDFNIQYTNINKMILVPKSNSNQYVLIFSLSNKMKQGQTEYPFILIQLNNDDDMELDISASDEVMTKYKLEKTISGKAHDVVTKLFTALVNKNVIVPGDYRTSKNQHGITCSYRAASGQLYPLNKYFLFIVKPVILISFDDIVTLSFQRTGNINQHRFFSLIIKHKRGMSYEYTNIDKSEYNPLLTFLKSKNINIQDDANDLEKKQDFHNELDESDEEEYVADDDDDEEDYVAEEEDEDDDGDDDDDDEEEEEEEEEEDDDK, from the coding sequence atgggagATAATAACACATCCAGCGGTAGTAGTCCCGTTTTGTCAGTAGGTAATATTCGAGGTTTTGGTGGAAGTGACTTTGGGTCTTTTAGGATGTCGAATGAATTTTTGGgttggaaaaataaaaagacaaATAATGTATATCAGTATAAGTGTAGTGATATTGATGAAGGTTGTTGGATTAAAACTagctataataataatagattACATTTAAAATTAGGTGAATCAAAAgagaatattataatatattttgatggATTTCCAGATAGAAATGTGAATGAAATAACGCAACATTtccaaaaatattttaatataagatTAAATAATAGAAAGATAGCAACGAAAGGATGGAACTGGGGAGAATTTAAATTAGAAAATTCTAATTTGTGTTttgatatagataataaatatgctTTTAATTTACCTAcgaataatattaatcagTTAAATGTACAAATTAAAACAGATATTGCTATGGaatttaaaaatgatgaaaataataataaaggtaATGAAGATTTCTTAGCTGAAATACGTTTTTATTATCCAcatgaaaatgatgaaaatcaAAACTTccagaatttaaaaaatgatttattagaaaaagtaaatataGGAGATACCAAAAGTGAAAGTATTGCTTCTCTATCTAATATACCTCTATTAGTACCAAGAGGTAGATATGATATTGAAATGTATTCCAGCACATTTAAATTACATGGAAAATCTTATGAttttaatatacaatatactaatattaataaaatgattTTAGTACCAAAAAGTAATTCTAATcaatatgttttaatattcagtttaagtaataaaatgaaacaaGGACAAACTGAATatccttttattttaatacaattaaataatgatgatgatatggAATTAGATATAAGTGCTAGTGACGAAGTTATGACAAAATATAAACTTGAAAAAACTATTTCAGGAAAAGCTCATGATGTTGTAACCAAACTTTTTACTGCCTtagttaataaaaatgttattgtTCCAGGAGATTATCGAACTTCTAAAAACCAGCATGGTATTACTTGCAGTTATAGAGCTGCAAGTGGTCAACTTTAtccattaaataaatatttcctATTTATTGTGAAACCGGTTATTCTTATTTCTTTTGATGATATTGTAACACTCAGTTTCCAGAGAACAGGAAATATTAATCAACACCGTTTCTTTTCTCTTATTATTAAACACAAAAGAGGAATGAGCTATGAATACACTAATATTGATAAAAGCGAGTATAATCCATTACTTACCTTTTTGAAAagcaaaaatattaatatacaaGATGATGCCAATGATTTGGAGAAAAAACAAGATTTCCATAATGAATTGGATGAATCCGATGAAGAAGAATATGTTGCAGATGATGACGACGATGAAGAGGATTATGTTGCTGAGGAGGAAGACGAAGATGATGATGGCGATGATGACGATGATGATGAGgaggaagaagaagaagaagaggaagaagatgatgataaatag
- a CDS encoding acid cluster protein 33 homologue, putative: MELEKLSMHEGYKKFCSKYPLKKLSMPKSDLVWCYYDINSKKENIVIFLHGVCGTAGCYFYQLDNLSTLGFRVISLQYPCYNNLKDWMKNMCNILEYLNIKKAHFFASDLGGYLIQLYAKLYPSKVESLILCNSYRKTDNFASIASLRNIYGKFYSFLPHVLLKKIILENYIYLNYEHVDLKEMNSLEFMSNEIDLISASDLGGRISLQLSSDNIDKIYMNDKCITILQTLNNIYPDSLNDDMKKAYPLAKYAIMKSGGNFPYLSRHEEVNMYILVHLRNNCNTNFIKQQITTMSTINLNKYKKEQTNQYNHEHKYYDKGSCKINYKKDHNEYYTNPDEQKNKDSYNEHYTNDYIHKQHFSNNKINKNSKENYMPHDIKYDTSKNTYQDITDDDLSYKYSNYNSSENMNDYINDKISKIQNMENNYSESNTNDKNFYQPKIYSYNQNKQYNYIKDNYSNNNNNNNYNNDELDDGIYNINPNDNVNYQNEYYNRIASSSDEQHYEKMNNQYKFKSANNDNNTSQSSKQNIQSSYESYNNNSINYEEKNINPNDSNYRNSNFDNKDIYCQF; encoded by the coding sequence ATGGAACTTGAAAAGTTGTCTATGCACGAgggttataaaaaattttgctCAAAATATCCCTTGAAGAAGTTGTCCATGCCAAAAAGTGATTTAGTATGGTGTTATTATGATATTAACAGTAAGAAGGAGAAtatagtaatatttttacatggTGTATGTGGAACGGCAGgatgttatttttatcagTTAGATAATTTAAGTACGTTAGGTTTTCGAGTAATATCCTTACAGTATCCTTGTTATAACAATTTAAAAGATTGGATGAAAAATATGTGTAACATATTAGaatatttgaatataaaGAAAGCTCATTTTTTTGCTTCAGATTTAGGGGGATATTTAATTCAGTTGTATGCTAAATTATATCCGTCAAAAGTAGAatctttaattttatgtaaTTCCTATAGAAAAACTGATAATTTTGCATCCATAGCATCTTTAAGAAACATTTATGGAAAGTTTTATAGTTTCTTACCTcatgttttattaaaaaagataatattggaaaattacatttatttaaattatgaacatgtagatttaaaagaaatgaatTCCTTAGAATTTATGAGTAATGAAATTGATTTAATTTCAGCATCCGATTTAGGAGGAAGAATTAGTTTACAATTATCATCtgataatattgataaaatttatatgaatgaTAAATGTATTACTATTTTACAAACACTTAATAATATCTATCCCGATTCTTTAAATGATGATATGAAAAAAGCATATCCTTTAGCTAAATATGCTATAATGAAATCAGGAGGAAATTTTCCATATCTTAGTAGACATGAAGAagtaaatatgtatatattagtaCACCTTAGAAATAATTGTAACACCAATTTTATCAAACAACAAATAACAACCATGTCAactattaatttaaataaatacaaaaaagaacaaaCTAATCAATATAATCAtgaacataaatattatgataaaggATCCtgtaaaattaattataagaaGGACCACAAcgaatattatacaaatcctgatgaacaaaaaaataaagattcATATAATGAGCATTATACAAATGATTATATTCACAAACAACACTTTTCtaataacaaaattaataaaaatagtaaagaaaattatatgcCACATGATATTAAATATGATACTTCAAAAAATACTTATCAAGATATAACAGATGATgatttatcatataaatatagtaattataatagtagtgaaaatatgaatgattatattaatgataaaatttcaaaaattcaaaatatgGAGAATAATTATTCTGAATCAAAtacaaatgataaaaatttttatcaaccaaaaatatattcatataatcagaataaacaatataattatataaaagacaACTactcaaataataataataataataactataataatgatgaattGGATGatggtatatataatataaacccTAATGATAATGTCAATTATCAAAATGAGTATTATAATAGAATAGCTTCATCATCGGATGAACAGCATTacgaaaaaatgaataatcaatataaatttaaatctgcaaataatgataataatactaGTCAAAGTAgtaaacaaaatatacaaaGTTCCTATGaatcttataataataattccataaattatgaagagaaaaatattaatccAAATGATTCCAATTATAGGAATTCAAATTTTGATAACAAAGATATCTATTGTCAATTTTGA
- a CDS encoding mitochondrial inner membrane protease ATP23, putative, translating into MEEISKKLEELKENIRRFNHENKIFDLIKNVENYFFSNKPNQKDNLNDMLFLIQYSLKYKGICKWPNYSNLFVINYNLNENFKSMVQNNKEFFEEYVKMNINKYNTKNKEENINRDDNKNHTKYMDSKENMLNNDHNNNNINNNNNNLFTKNDIELNEDNMKKKIKEHNQISNNDYKKMERKINTYFNDDISLFNKIKLQIFMYMILNNYRIKILVNSLSALNRPINVIYINCPNNKDQKKKIYEKFTNFFSSYNKFNNTYINNTKKNNYQGIIKDDNCSCSELSSLNQNIKTINNNSYNKKSDKYVGGYNPINNTIWLCSNNITNYYKLKYILTHELIHAFDFARANIDMYNCKHIACSEIRAYNLSNQCNYFNSKYFVGHKDVFNSSKSSVIENTSKNKCIYNNVYSSLYQYKPCSTDTHTYINNVFDKCLHDYWPFMCPPEQDSKYKPSKIFKKD; encoded by the coding sequence ATGGAAGAAATTTCTAAAAAGTTGgaagaattaaaagaaaatataagaagGTTTAatcatgaaaataaaatattcgatttaataaaaaatgtagagaattatttttttagtaaTAAACCGAATCAAAAGGACAATTTGAAtgatatgttatttttaatacaatattctttaaaatataaggGCATATGTAAATGGCCAAATTATAGTAACttatttgtaataaattataatttaaatgaaaattttaaaagcatggtacaaaataataaagagtTTTTTGAAGAGTatgtaaaaatgaatattaataaatataatacaaaaaataaagaggAAAATATTAATCGTGATGACAATAAGAATCATACGAAGTATATGGATAGCAAGgaaaatatgttaaataatgatcataataataataatattaataataataataacaatttgtttacaaaaaatgatatcgaattaaatgaagataatatgaaaaagaaaataaaggaaCATAACCAGATAagtaataatgattataaaaagatggaaagaaaaataaatacttattttaatgatgatataagcttatttaataaaattaaattacaaatatttatgtatatgatacttaataattatagaattaaaatattagttAACTCATTATCAGCATTAAATCGTCCTAtcaatgttatatatataaattgtccaaataataaagaccagaaaaaaaaaatttacgaAAAATTTACAAACTTCTTTTCatcttataataaatttaataatacatacattaataatactaaaaaaaataattatcaaGGTATTATAAAAGATGATAATTGTTCTTGCTCAGAGTTATCATCattaaatcaaaatataaaaactattaataataatagttataataaaaaaagtgatAAATATGTAGGAGGATATAATCCAATAAACAATACTATATGGTTATgttcaaataatattactaattattataaattaaaatatatattaacacatGAACTTATACATGCCTTTGATTTTGCTAGAGCAAATATTGATATGTATAATTGTAAGCATATTGCTTGTTCAGAAATTAGAGCATATAATTTAAGTAATCaatgtaattattttaatagcAAATATTTTGTAGGACATAAAGATGTTTTTAATAGTTCTAAATCATCAGTAATTGAAAAtacttcaaaaaataaatgtatatataataatgtatacTCATCattatatcaatataaaCCTTGTAGTACTGATAcccatacatatataaataatgttttTGATAAATGCCTACATGATTACTGGCCATTCATGTGTCCTCCTGAGCAGGACAGTAAATACAAGCCTTCCAAAATTTTTAAGAAGGATTAA
- a CDS encoding vacuolar protein sorting-associated protein 60, putative, translating into MKFFKGKKDKTLDEAYDTLEKSVKGIDENIEKYNKELNVIKQKIEEEKKKNPINQHIINSLRNKAANIIQKKKVYENNKESTMGIQFNIDQIKYANDNVQLSIDTYKALKNTSKVLKKNIKKVNINKIEKLQDDLFDYIEDTKEIGNILSSSYDIPLNLDEQEIDAELALIEDSILDENVEQDNIASYIEDDKKEEDKNLLQQIPVEEKNFDAIQQKTKKETYFAQKES; encoded by the exons atgaa GTTTTTCAAGGGTAAGAAAGATAAAACATTGGATGAAGCTTatg ACACCCTCGAAAAAAGTGTTAAAGGTATTGATGagaatatagaaaaatataataaggaactaaatgtaataaaacaaaaaattgaagaagaaaaaaaaaaaaatcctaTTAATCAACACATTATCAATAGTTTAAGGAATAAAGCTGCAAATATTAtccaaaaaaagaaagtatatgaaaataataaagaaagcACAATGGGTATACAATTTAATATTGATCAGATAAAATATGCAAATGATAATGTTCAACTTTCTATTGATACATATAAGGCCTTAAAAAATACAAGCAAGGTgctgaaaaaaaatattaaaaaagtaaatataaataaaattgaaaagTTACAAGATGATCTATTTGATTATATAGAGGATACCAAAGAAATtggaaatattttatcatccTCATATGATATACCGCTAAATTTGGATGAACAAGAAATTGATGCTGAACTAGCTTTAATTGAAGATAGTATATTAGACGAAAATGTAGAACAAGATAATATAGCTAGCTATATAGAAGAtgataaaaaggaagaagataaaaatttattgcAACAAATTCCTGTTGAAGAAAAGAATTTTGATGCGATTCagcaaaaaacaaaaaaagagaCTTATTTTGCCCAAAAGGAAAGTTAA
- a CDS encoding RNA polymerase II transcription factor B subunit 5, putative produces MVTAIKGVLVKCDEPTMQIILMLNEEKNFLIEKISDTVCLCKENVHDFLEKEVIKQLEYSERHETED; encoded by the coding sequence ATGGTGACAGCTATAAAAGGAGTTTTAGTTAAATGTGATGAGCCTACCATgcaaataattttaatgttAAATGAAGAGAAGAATTTTTTGATTGAAAAGATTAGTGATACTGTTTGTTTATGTAAAGAAAATGTTCATGATTTTCTAGAAAAAGAAGTAATAAAACAATTGGAATATTCAGAAAGGCATGAAACTGAAGATTAg
- a CDS encoding ADP-ribosylation factor, putative, which produces MVLLKILKKIKDNKRNLRILILGLDNAGKTTIIKRLLGEDIYSVSPTFGFNIETLEFGNNILNIWDIGGQKSIRHFWKNYYEDVDGIIFVVDSTDLFRLQLCSFELKQILKEERLYGSTLLILSNKVDIDKSLTINQIVEILKLNEMNMDRHWCINECSAFSGKGLLKSFMWLIDDITDRIDS; this is translated from the exons atGGTATTGTTAAAAATtctaaagaaaataaaagataataaaaggaATTTAAGAATACTAATATTAGGGTTAGATAATGCTGGGAAAACaactataataaaaagattaTTAGGTGAAGATATTTATAGTGTTAGTCCAACATTTGGATTTAATATTGAAACATTAGAATTTGGTAATAATATTCTTAACATATGGGATATAGGAGGACAAAAGAGTATTCGTCATTTTtggaaaaattattatgaagATGTAGATggtattatttttgttgttgATAGCACGGATTTGTTTCGATTACAATTATGTTCATTTGAATTGAAACAAATATTAAAGGAGGAAAGATTATATGGATCtactttattaattttatcaaATAAAGTGGACATTGATAAATCTCTAACTATTAATCAAATAGTTGag ATACTCAAATTGAACGAAATGAATATGGACAGACATTGGTGTATAAATGAATGTAGTGCCTTTTCTGGTAAAGGGTTATTAAAATCTTTCATGTGGCTAATCGATGATATAACTGATCGTATTGATAGTTGA
- a CDS encoding replication factor A protein 3, putative, with translation MEHFVAPRVNKKYLNKFYNKNVRLVGKVLKKDGNELTLLTCDNAEIKCYLNEEQADDSFETYVEVLGRVNEDDTLSNIVYVQNGGNSMNLNELNNLINLTFLEELEEVF, from the exons ATGGAACATTTTGTAGCTCC GAgggttaataaaaaatatttaaataaattttataacaaGAATGTTCGACTTGTTGGAAAAGTTTTAAAAAAGGATGGCAATGAATTGACTCTTCTAACGTGTGACA atGCTGAAATAAAATGTTATCTAAATGAAGAACAAGCAGACGATTCTTTTGAAACTTATGTGGAAGTTTTAGGAAGg GTTAATGAAGATGATACTTTAAGTAACATAGTATATGTACAAAATGGAGGAAACTCAATGa ATTTAAACGAACTGAACAATTTAATAAACTTAACATTTCTAGAAGAATTGGAAGAAgtgttttaa